A window of Saccharomyces eubayanus strain FM1318 chromosome XII, whole genome shotgun sequence contains these coding sequences:
- the LEU3 gene encoding leucine-responsive transcriptional regulator LEU3 has translation MEERSDSIATSQSGSEMSHSEAKNRVETNTRKRKFACVECRQQKSKCDAHERAPEPCTKCAKKNVPCILKRDFRRTYKRARNEAIEKRFKELTRTLTNLTSDEILKRIEEEQEIVLDNSNFTKEKVKQLRKSAFESTDIESKTFRTFRGDPIAYNARKHIDSSPLTLLSSSTNFDTAQSINVMTEEQLKCLPKSLGDIYLSSSDIAELFQEFATKYHQFLPVVDLAKGAERIYNLSPCLFWVILLIGLRRKFGATDLMTRLSVLVKSVLSEITISPIIRYTPSDKDEPVLNVASVYSVQAFLLYTFXPPLTSSLSADTSWNTIGTAMFQALRVGLNCAGFSKEYASANSELVNEQIRTWICCNIVSQTVASSFGFPAYVSFDYLVISSTRVPSSKSQVDIPNELRQMAQIARFENQIVNTMNSTPASATGMVSQEEKQPLLHVLNQQLGQLEISLEENNLDDIRKFLLLVAKVHLLTYYFTDITSQDAGKFNANIYEGSYSVMELDTSFETKRGLVKVYNAAVKFLIHANRMWEQDPTIIKYFPGLFVLNIWQSACIISKLIHSSLHSMLDIISGKKAYNNAISLTFNASVLKYDMAYRSSGIMRSIWSLFANMYDAWKNDQREGEKKLEDDFNLGITIKSRMSVNVFFDCLYILKEKCGMAKLERDTKISTAYNVDDEEEDEEEEEEEEEGEEEEEEALTGSILEGMDNQQLRTRKFTNVRHPEKKARRIIETIPLDPNPINAGSTSSGSSLTTPNSQVANTISYRGILNKMSPREQLNHANLDSGAITDMKQNEINNEHLPIATAVGHLASQPPHPITQIQENVQQMAQTNSSLLETHAVTQTNPVSSGDKESPNSIMANWDNWESDMVWRDVDILMNEFAFNPKV, from the coding sequence ATGGAAGAAAGATCAGATTCTATAGCGACCTCACAATCAGGAAGTGAAATGAGTCACAGTGAAGCCAAGAACAGGGTTGAAACGAATACCAGGAAGAGAAAGTTTGCTTGTGTGGAATGCAGACAGCAGAAATCAAAATGCGATGCGCACGAAAGAGCACCAGAGCCATGTACTAAATGTGCTAAAAAGAATGTCCCATGCATCTTAAAGAGAGATTTTAGAAGAACTTAcaaaagagcaagaaatGAGGCTATCgaaaaaagatttaaaGAGCTTACTAGAACTTTAACGAACTTAACTTCggatgaaattttgaagagaatTGAGGAAGAGCAAGAGATTGTTTTGGATAATAGCAACTTtacgaaagaaaaagtaaaacAGCTGAGGAAAAGTGCCTTTGAGTCCACAGATATTGaatcaaaaacttttaGAACATTCCGGGGAGACCCGATTGCTTATAATGCCAGAAAACATATAGATTCTTCTCCCTTGACACTCTTAAGCTCGTCAACGAATTTTGATACTGCGCAGTCCATAAACGTCATGACAGAAGAACAACTAAAATGCTTGCCTAAAAGTCTAGGCGATATCTATTTGTCAAGCAGTGATATTGCTGAGctatttcaagaatttgCTACGAAATATCATCAGTTTTTACCGGTAGTCGACCTGGCTAAAGGAGCTGAACGGATCTATAACTTATCTCCATGTTTATTTTGGGTCATCTTGCTTATTGGATTGAGGCGAAAATTTGGAGCTACGGACTTAATGACCAGGTTGTCTGTATTGGTAAAATCTGTGTTATCAGAAATTACCATATCTCCAATCATTCGATATACTCCTTCAGATAAAGACGAACCCGTTCTAAACGTAGCATCTGTGTACTCAGTGCAAGCATTCCTTCTATACACTTTTTRGCCTCCGTTAACTTCTTCGTTAAGCGCCGATACTTCGTGGAATACCATAGGAACAGCAATGTTTCAAGCACTTCGAGTAGGCCTAAATTGTGCAGGTTTTTCGAAAGAATATGCATCTGCAAATTCGGAATTGGTCAACGAGCAAATACGAACTTGGATTTGCTGTAATATAGTCTCCCAAACAGTTGCATCATCATTTGGGTTTCCAGCTTATGTTTCCTTTGATTATTTAGTAATAAGTTCTACCAGAGTGCCTAGTTCAAAAAGCCAAGTGGATATACCCAATGAACTAAGGCAAATGGCCCAAATCGCTAGATTTGAGAATCAAATTGTAAACACCATGAACTCCACCCCAGCGAGTGCGACGGGGATGGTAAGTCAAGAGGAGAAACAGCCCTTGTTGCATGTGCTCAATCAACAGCTAGGCCAATTAGAGATCagtcttgaagaaaataaccTAGATGATATACGGAAATTTTTGTTACTAGTAGCGAAAGTTCACTTATTAACATATTATTTCACTGATATAACGTCTCAGGATGCGGGGAAATTTAATGCTAATATCTATGAGGGATCGTATTCCGTTATGGAACTCGATACAAGTTTTGAGACAAAGCGTGGATTAGTCAAGGTCTATAACGCTGCCGTAAAATTTCTTATACACGCTAATAGGATGTGGGAACAGGACCCGACCATCATCAAGTATTTTCCAGGTTTATTCGTCTTGAATATATGGCAATCTGCCTGTATCATTAGTAAACTCATACATTCATCACTGCATTCGATGTTGGATATTATTTCGGGCAAAAAGGCTTATAACAATGCGATTTCATTAACGTTTAATGCCTCggttttgaaatatgaTATGGCATATAGATCATCCGGAATAATGCGAAGTATATGGAGTTTATTTGCGAATATGTACGATGCATGGAAAAATGATCAAAGGGAAGGtgagaaaaaactggagGATGATTTCAATTTAGGAATCACCATAAAATCTAGGATGTCGGTAAATGTCTTTTTTGACTGCTTATACATTTTAAAGGAGAAATGTGGTATGGCCAAATTAGAAAGAGACACCAAGATTTCTACAGCATACAACGTTGATGATgaggaggaagatgaggaggaagaagaagaagaagaagagggggaagaggaggaggaggaggcACTAACTGGAAGTATCCTGGAGGGTATGGACAATCAACAGTTAAGAACGAGAAAATTCACTAATGTACGGCATCCAGAAAAGAAGGCGAGAAGAATAATTGAAACCATTCCGTTGGATCCGAACCCAATCAATGCAGGTTCTACTAGTAGCGGAAGCTCCTTAACAACTCCAAATAGCCAAGTAGCAAACACTATATCATATAGAGGTATCCTTAACAAAATGTCCCCAAGAGAGCAGTTGAATCACGCAAACTTAGATTCCGGTGCTATCACAGATATGAAGCAAAACGAAATTAATAATGAACATTTACCAATAGCGACCGCTGTTGGACACTTAGCGAGTCAACCGCCTCATCCAATAACAcagattcaagaaaatgttCAACAGATGGCGCAGACCAACTCTTCTCTATTAGAAACGCATGCTGTGACTCAGACGAACCCTGTTTCAAGCGGAGATAAAGAATCCCCTAATTCCATTATGGCGAATTGGGACAACTGGGAATCTGACATGGTTTGGAGAGATGTTGACATTTTAATGAACGAATTTGCTTTCAATCCTAAGGTTTGA
- the SST2 gene encoding GTPase-activating protein SST2: MASKNRTLHELSSKNFSRTPNGLIFTNDLKTVYSIFLICLELKEKKHSNDTKSFLFTPFSKHFPFTFSYQEAIQAMGQLELKVDMNTTCINVSYNIKPSLAFHLLTLFMSSKLLHTPQDRTRNEPKEKVLFQPTPKGVAILQKYVRDIGLKRIPDILLSSFNSMELFTFERSSVTDSIIHSDYLMHILFIKMMGVKPNVWSPTKPNDPLPCLSLLLEYANNDDTFTFEKSKPEQGWQSQIGNVDINNSERVSPLAHRFFTNPDSESHIQYYVSDTGIRLFENKAFGTSKKITIKYSFTTKAIWQWVMDCTDIMHVKEAVSLAALFLKMGLIVPVLLPPSRTDKKKFQISRSSFFTLSKLGWDLVCWKGYKSNNIRAPNGDIIDLDISLTSHVSAGDEKRTLEENDGFAQELLISSSNHSLNKLDYVLNDPGMRYLFRRHLEREFCVENLDVFIEIKRFLKKMTILKRLIDSKRGNKKINIGTSKNNVVKTIDSALMKQANECLEMAYHIYSSYIMIGSPYQLNIHHNLRQSITDIMLHPQSPLLERFPTSLDDSLLESTESNSSSVGSTDGHTLQELPEVILKPSKTSWNEDSLFQKQTPYQISKELKPAPLNLADAHCNETSLEQSNIILRYSSDDAEDYNGTHNSLPATLKILRKLYPLFESVSNEMYKLMNNDSFQKFTKSDVYKEANSLIEIQEKC; encoded by the coding sequence ATGGCAAGCAAAAATAGAACCCTGCATGAACtatcatcaaaaaatttcagtAGAACTCCTAATGGTTTGATTTTTACTAATGATTTAAAGACGGTGTACtcaatttttctaatttgTTTAGAActgaaagagaagaaacaCAGCAACGACACtaaatcatttttatttactcCGTTTAGTAAACATTTCCctttcactttttcatATCAAGAAGCCATTCAGGCAATGGGACAATTAGAACTGAAAGTGGATATGAACACAACTTGTATAAATGTCTCGTACAACATTAAACCGAGCTTGGCATTCCATCTCCTCACGTTATTTATGTCATCTAAACTGTTGCATACGCCGCAGGATAGAACTCGTAATGAgccaaaggaaaaagttCTTTTCCAACCAACACCAAAGGGGGTTGCTATTTTACAGAAGTATGTTAGGGATATTGGATTGAAGAGAATTCCTGATATACTATTATCATCGTTCAACTCTATGGAACTTTTCACCTTCGAGAGAAGTTCCGTTACAGATTCAATCATTCATAGCGATTACTTAATGCATATTCTATTCATCAAAATGATGGGTGTTAAGCCCAATGTTTGGTCTCCAACCAAACCCAATGATCCTTTGCCTTGTTTAtctttgttgttggaaTACGCCAACAATGATGATACATttacatttgaaaaatcaaagccAGAACAAGGTTGGCAAAGTCAGATTGGGAATGTAGATATTAATAACTCAGAAAGGGTATCACCATTAGCGCATCGGTTCTTTACAAATCCAGATTCCGAGTCACATATTCAATACTATGTTTCCGACACTGGAATTAggctttttgaaaataaagcCTTCGGAACTTCCAAAAAGATTACTATTAAGTACAGTTTTACAACAAAAGCTATATGGCAGTGGGTTATGGATTGTACCGATATTATGCATGTAAAGGAAGCTGTTTCGTTGGCAGCACtattcttgaaaatggGGCTAATTGTTCCTGTTCTTTTACCACCCTCACGTAccgataaaaaaaaatttcagattAGCAgatcttcatttttcactttgtCTAAGTTAGGGTGGGATCTGGTTTGTTGGAAAGGTTACAAAAGTAACAATATTCGAGCACCCAATGGTGATATCATTGATCTAGATATCTCCTTAACAAGTCATGTATCCGCCGGTGATGAAAAAAGGACGCTAGAGGAGAACGATGGTTTTGCTCAGGAACTGCTTATTTCTTCAAGCAATCACAGCCTTAATAAATTGGACTATGTTTTGAATGATCCAGGTATGAGATATTTATTCAGGCGTCATTTAGAAAGGGAATTTTGTGTAGAAAATTTGGAcgtttttattgaaatcaagagatttttgaaaaaaatgacaattttgaagagaCTAATAGATTCTAAGCGcggtaataaaaaaataaacattGGTACTTCGAAAAATAATGTTGTAAAGACTATTGATTCAGCTTTGATGAAACAAGCCAACGAATGCCTTGAAATGGCCTATCATATTTACTCGTCATATATCATGATCGGGTCGCCATATCAATTGAACATCCACCATAACTTGCGTCAAAGCATTACTGACATTATGTTGCATCCCCAATCCCCGCTATTAGAACGTTTTCCTACTAGCTTGGATGATTCATTGCTTGAATCCACCGAATCTAACTCTTCTTCAGTCGGTTCCACAGATGGTCACACGTTACAAGAACTGCCTGAAGTAATACTGAAGCCTTCAAAAACTTCCTGGAATGAAGATAGtttatttcaaaagcaaacaCCCTaccaaatatcaaaagaaCTTAAACCGGCCCCATTAAATCTAGCAGATGCTCACTGTAATGAAACATCACTAGAACAGTCAAATATCATCCTGAGATATAGTAGCGACGACGCCGAAGATTATAACGGAACACATAACTCATTACCAGCAACTTTGAAAATCCTTAGAAAATTATACCCACTTTTTGAAAGCGTCAGTAATGAAATGTATAAGTTAATGAACAACGACtccttccaaaaatttacTAAATCTGACGTGTACAAAGAAGCTAATAGCTTAATAgagattcaagaaaagtGCTGA
- the RIF2 gene encoding Rif2p — protein MEHLESDFAPIRKSQKVVDSDKIVRAINDDLEQKNFTILQKLSLVPIKESLKGTKVSKPRSVKRQVDRTVYRDFKSKALDELSANYSSVGYIPGLDSFLTNDLGEMRDHVVFFNQIKNIHQYAGIDREVSGILSSIGSNVVIVEMNDYLTKGIFPLDKLKAYIRTNGKRQFKAHFDFKINGNTLDDTFDLMMILLRKIGQNLDIGHIVYFRFEQLDESSPSNTIIPSKLMEFIKILSSLQKIENIAFKFLFYSNNSSVSSLLSTALKKNLSTKPIIFQCPVLTPTQVQEHLKKMIKFTSYPKNELQQSYNLFIIGQLNTKNSNLAKFLEFLKNFPHPFTYLFGVFTEILVQSKTFDELLDMITNRLTTRNYPHRSYNFKKNQRLPLKVTRDVHQT, from the coding sequence ATGGAACATCTCGAGTCCGATTTTGCACCTATAAGAAAGTCGCAAAAGGTTGTAGACAGCGACAAAATCGTCAGGGCAATAAACGATGACCTggagcaaaaaaatttcacgattttgcaaaaattaAGTCTGGTACCAATTAAAGAGAGCTTGAAAGGCACAAAGGTTTCCAAGCCAAGGTCAGTTAAGAGGCAGGTGGATCGTACTGTCTACCGGGACTTTAAATCGAAGGCTTTGGACGAATTGAGCGCCAATTATTCCTCAGTCGGTTATATTCCAGGTTTGGATAGTTTCCTGACGAATGATCTTGGAGAAATGAGAGATCacgttgttttttttaatcagattaaaaatatacatCAATATGCCGGCATTGATCGTGAAGTTTCTGGAATACTGTCATCAATCGGTTCGAACGTCGTGATTGTTGAGATGAACGACTATTTAACCAAAGGAATCTTTCCGTTAGATAAATTGAAAGCCTACATCAGGACGAACGGAAAGCGTCAATTTAAAGCTCATTTCgacttcaaaatcaatggtAACACCCTCGATGACACTTTTGACCTTATGATGATACTACTGAGAAAAATAGGCCAAAATCTGGACATAGGCCACATTGTTTACTTCAGATTTGAACAATTAGATGAATCATCTCCTTCAAATACGATAATTCCTTCGAAGCTTATGGAAttcataaaaatattatcatcacttcaaaaaattgagaatATTGCGTTCAAGTTTCTATTTTATTCGAATAACAGCAGCGTTTCATCTCTCTTGTCTACTGCtctcaaaaaaaaccttAGTACAAAACCTATCATATTTCAATGTCCCGTTTTAACTCCTACCCAAGTACAAgaacatttgaaaaaaatgattaaGTTCACTTCTTATCCAAAAAACGAGTTACAGCAGTCGTACAATTTATTCATCATAGGCCAATTAAATACTAAAAATTCCAATTTGGCAAAGTTCCTTgagtttttaaaaaatttcccGCATCCTTttacttatttatttggtgTTTTCACCGAAATCCTGGTACAAAGTAAAACTTTTGATGAACTACTAGACATGATCACTAATAGACTgacaacaagaaattaCCCACATCGTTCTTATAACTTTAAGAAAAACCAGCGCCTTCCACTTAAGGTGACTCGAGACGTGCATCAAACATAA